The Pseudomonas protegens genome contains the following window.
GTCACCAGTTCGGTCACCGGATGCTCGACCTGCAAGCGGGTGTTCATTTCCAGAAAGTAGAACTGGCCGCGGGCATCCAGCAGAAACTCCACGGTGCCGGCCCCGACATAGTTCACCGCGCGTCCGGCCTGGAGCGCCGCCTCGCCCATGGCCCGGCGCAGTTCCTCGGTCATCACCGGGCAGGGCGCTTCCTCGATGACCTTCTGATGGCGGCGCTGGATCGAGCAGTCCCGCTCTCCCAGGTAGATCAGCTGACCGTGGTGGTCGCCGAACACTTGCATTTCCACGTGCCGGGGTTCGATCAGCGCCTGTTCCAGAATCAGCTCGTCGCTGCCGAAGGCGTGCAGGGCTTCCGAGCGCGCGGTGCGGATCTGTTCCAGCAGGTCTTCTTGCCGCTGCACCAGGCGCATGCCGCGCCCGCCACCGCCGGCGCTGGCCTTGATCATCAGCGGATAACCGATGCGCTGGGCTTCACGCTGCAGGGTCGGATCATCCTGGTCTTCGCCCTGATAGCCCAGGATGCAGGGCACACCGGCTTCGAGCATGGCGATTTTCGAGCGGCGCTTGCTGCCCATCAATTCAATGGCGGCGGCGCTGGGGCCGATGAAGGTGATGCCGGCGGCGGCGCAGGCGGCGGCGAATTCGTGGTTCTCCGAGAGGAAGCCATAGCCCGGGTGGATGGCATCGGCGCCGCTGCGACGGGCAGCGTCGAGGATCGCCTCGCCGTTGAGGTAGGACTGCTGCACCGGGGACGGGCCGATGTGCAGGGCTTCGTCGGCCATGTGCACATGCAGGGCCTCGGCGTCGGCGTCGCTGTACACGGCCACGGTGCGATAGCCCAGGGCCTGGGCGGTGCGCTGGATGCGGCAGGCGATTTCGCCGCGATTGGCGATCAGGATCTTGTTGAAGGTGGGCATACAGGCTCCCGGGAGTCGGTGGAGGGCGTTGGCCGGCGAGCCGGCTTCTACACGGTGTCAGCTGGCCCAGGCCGGTTGGCGCTTCTGCACGAAGGCCAGGGTGCCCTCGACGCCTTCTTCGCCCATGACCGCGTTGGCGAAGTCGCTGGCGGCCTGATCCAGCAATGGGCCCCGAGGCTGTTCGACACTGGCCAGCAGCAGGGCCTTGGTCGCCGCATTGGCCCCGGGAGCGCAGCGCAGTACCTGGGCCAGTTGCTGCTCCAGGCGCTCCTGCAGGGCCTGGGCATCGGGCTCGACAAAGTGCACCAGCCCCAGGCGCAGGGCCTCGGCACCGTCGAAGCGAGCGGCGGTCAGGGTCAGGCGCCGGGCCTGGGTCAGGCCGATGCGCTGCACCACGAACGGGGCGATTTGCGCCGGCAGCAGACCGAGGCTGGTTTCCGGCATGCCGAACTGCGCCGATTGCTCGGCAATGGCGATGTCGCTGACACAGGCCAGGCCGAAGCCGCCGCCCAGCACCGCCCCTTGCAGCAGGCAGATCAGCACCTGGGGCACCTGTTGCGCTTCTTCCAGCAGGGCGCCGAAGGCCCGGTTCAAGTCGCGGTAGGCGCTGCTGCCGTGGGCGCGGGCGCCGGCCATGTCCTTGAGGTCGCCGCCGGCGCAGAAGTGGCCGCCAGCGCCACGCAGGACCAGGGCGCGGATGTTCCTGCGGTCACGGACCGCCGCCATCACCGTGCGCAGTTCCGCAACCATCTGCAGGCTCATGGCGTTGCGGCTCTCGGGGCGGTTGAGGCGGATGGACAGCACGCCGTCGTGCAGCTCCAGCAGCAGGGTCTGGCAGGTCGGCAGCGGGCTCATTTCTTTTTCCTCGGCAGGATGCCCATGAGTTTGCAGATGATCCCCAGCATGATCTCGTCGGCGCCGCCGCCAATGGACACCAGGCGCACATCGCGATAGGCCCGGGCCACCGGGTTGTCCCACATGAAGCCCATGCCGCCCCAGTACTGCAGGCAACTGTCGCTGACCTCGCGGCCCAGGCGCCCGGCCTTGAGCTTGGCCATGGACGCCAGGCGGGTCACGTCCTGGCCGCGCACGTACTGCTCGGTGGCCTGGTAGACCAGGGCCCGCAGGCACTCGATCTCGGTGGACAGCTCGGCCAGGCGGAAGTGGATCACCTGGTTGTCGATCAACGGGCTGCCGAAGGTCTTGCGCTCCTTGCAGTACTCGATGGTGCTGTCGACGCAGTACTCCAGGCCCTTGAGCATGTTCGCCGCGCCGAACAGCCGTTCCTCCTGGAACTGCAGCATCTGCATCATGAAGCCCGCGCCTTCATGGCCGATGCGGTTGCGCTGGGGCACCCGCACATTGTCGAAGAACACCTGGGCGGTTTCCGAGCTGCGCATGCCGAGCTTGTCCAGGTGCGAACTGAGGCTGATGCCCGGGGTGTTCATCGGCACCATGATCAGCGACTTGTTGATGTGCGGCTTGTCGTCCGAGGTATTGGCCAACAGGCAGATGAAGTCGGCGCTGGGGGAGTTGGTGATCCACATCTTGCTGCCATTGATCACGTAGTCGTCGCCGTCCTTGCGCGCGTGGGTCTTGAGCCCGGCGACATCGGAGCCGGCGCCGACTTCGGAGACGCCGATGCAGCCCACCTGCTCGCCGCTGATGGCCGGGCGCAGGAATTGCTCGCGCAGCTCATCGGAGCCGAAGCGTGCCAGGGCCGGGGTGCACATGTCGGTCTGCACGCCGATGGACATGGGAATGCCGCCGCAATGGATGGTGCCGAACTCCTCGGCGGCGACGATCGAGTAGCTGTAGTCCAGGCCCATGCCGCCGAATTTTTCCGGTTTGGAGATGCCCAGCAGCCCCAGCTCGCCGGCCTTGCGGAAAATCTCGTGGATGGGAAAGCGCCCGGCCTTCTCCCATTCCTCGACATGGGGGTTGATCTCGCGGTCGACAAAATGGCGCACCGTGCGCCGCAGTTCTTCGTGTTCCTGGGTGAAGATCATGGGGTTCTCCTTCAAGTGGGGTCAGACCGCGAAAGGCTCTTTTAAAACCGCGCCACGCCGAAACTGTTGGGCTGCAAGGTGCGGGCGTCGGCCTCATGGCAGATATCCAGCAGGTAGCCCAGCAGGGTGCGGGTATCCCGGGGGTCGATCAGCCCGTCGTCCCACAGGTTGGCGCTGCCGTACAAGGCCGTGGACTGGCTGTCGAGTTTCTGCGCGGTGACCTGCTCCAGCATGTCGAGCATCTTCGGGTCGGCTTCCTGGCCGTTCTTCGCATGCTTGGCCTCGGTGACGATGCGCAGCACCTTGCCGGCCTGGGCGCCGCCCATCACCGCGGTGCGGCTGTTGGGCCAGGCGAAGATGAAGCGCGGGTCCAGGCCGCGACCGCACATCGCATAGTTGCCGGCGCCGTAGGAACCACCGACGACGATGGTCAGCTTCGGCACCCGGGCATTGGCCACCGCCTGGATCATCTTCGCCCCGTGCTTGATCACCCCTTGCTGCTCGGATTCGGTGCCCACCATGAACCCGGTGGTGTTGTGGAAGAACAGCAGCGGCGTACGGCTCTGGTCGCATAGCTGGATGAACTGCGCGGCCTTGCTCGCACCCTGGGGCGTGATCGGGCCGTTGTTGCCGATAAAGCCGCAGGCCCGGCCCTGGATCTGCAAATGGCCGCACAGGGTCTGGGCGTCGAACTCGCCCTTGAACTCCAGGAACTGCGAACCGTCGGCCAGGCGCGCGACGATTTCCCGGGCGTCGTAGGGCTTTTTCGGGTCAAAGGGAATCAGCCCCAGCAACTCGTCGATGGGGTACAGCGGTTCGTTCCAGGTCCGCGCCGGCTGCACCGGCAATTGGGCATTCCACGGCAGCAGGCTGACGATCTCGCGGACGATGCGGATGCCGTCGGCATCGTTCTGCGCCAGGTACTCGGCAGTACCGGCAACCTGGGCGTGCATCTCGGCGCCGCCCAGTTGTTCGTCGGTGGCCACTTCACCGGTAGCGGCCTTGAGCAGCGGCGGCCCGGCGAGAAACAGCTTGGCCTTGCCGCGCACCACCACCACGTAATCCGAGAGCCCGGGCTGATAGGCGCCACCGGCGGTGGCCGAGCCGTGGACCACGGTGATCTGCGGCAGGCCCATGGCCGACATCCGTGCCTGATTGGCGAAACTGCGCGCGCCCTCGACGAAGATTTCCGCGGCGTAGTTGAGGTTGGCGCCACCGCTTTCCGCCAGGGTCACCACCGGCAGCTTGTTCTCCATGGCGATCTGTTGCAGGCGCAGGGACTTCTTCAGGCCGCTGGGGGAGATGGTCCCGCCCTTGATCGCGCTGTTGTTGGCCACCACCAGCATGCGCACCCCGCACACATAACCGATGCCGGCGATCAGCCCGCCGCCGGCCTGGCTGCCGTCCTTGTCGTCGTGCAGCTTGTAGCCGGCCAGGCTGGCCAGTTCGAGAAAAGGCGCGCCGGGGTCCAGCAGCAGGTTGAGGCGCTCCCGGGGCAGCAACTGGCCGCGCTGGTCGAACTTGGCCTTGGCCTCGGCCGCCTTGTTCAGCAGGTCTTGCTGCAATTGCTGCACCTGTTGCAGGCCCGCCAGCATCGCGTCGCGGTTCTCGGCGAACGACGGGCTGTGGGGGTCGAGCTGGGACTGGATCACCGGCATGACTTATTCCTCGCCCTTGAGCACATCGGGCAGGTAGGCCCGGTGAAAACCGTTGTACGACTCACTGTTGCGCGCCTTGCTCAACGGCCAGGCCCGGCTGCCGAGGCTGGCTGCGCCATCGATGCGCAGGGTGCTGCCGCTGATAAAGGCCGCGCCGGGGCTGAGCAGAAAGACAATGGCCGCGCTGACTTCCGATTCCGTGCCAATGCGCTTGAGCGGTACGTGCTCGCGCAGGGTGGGAATGATTGCCTTGAACGCGCCTTCATACGTGTCCATGCCGCTGGAGGCGATCCAGCCCGGCGCCACGGCGTTGACCCGGACTCCGGCATGGCCCCATTCGTAGGCGGCGGTCTTGGTGAAGTTGTCCATCCCCGAGCGCGCCGCGCCGGAGTGGCCCATGCCGGGCATGCCGCCCCACATGTCGGCGAGCATGTTGACGATGCTCCCGCCGTGGCGACTCATGGACTGGTTGAACACTTCCCGGGCCATGAGGAAACCGCCCACCAGGTTGGTGCGCAGCACGGTTTCGAAGCCTTTCTGGTTGATCGAGGCCAGCGGCGCCGGGTACTGGCCGCCGGCATTGTTCACCAGGCCGTGGATCGGCCCAAAGCCCTCGATCAACTGCGCCACCAGGGCCTTGACCGCGTCCTCGTCGCGAATGTCGCAGGCCTGCCAGTGGGCCAGGCCGCCGTCTTCGGCAATCTCGCCTGCGACCTTCTGCAGTTTTTCCGCCTTGCGCCCCACCAGCAGCACCCGGGCGCCGAGGGCCGCCAGTTCGTGGGCGGTGCAGCGGCCGATGCCACTGCCGCCGCCGGTGACGATGACGGTCTGGCCGGCAAACAATCGGTCTTTGAAAATCGAGTCGTACACCACGGCCACTCCTTTAATTGACGGCGTCGGCGATGCGCTGCGGCACCGGGATCTGGATCTCCAGCAATTGCTGGGCGAAGGCCTTGCCTTGTGGGTCGATGCGCAGGCTGGCGACACCGCCGCCGCCCAGGGCGTTTTCCAGCAGGAAGTTGAGGCTGTGAGTGCCCGGCAGGTACCAGCGCTGCACGCGGCCGTGAACCGGGTCCAGCACGTGGCCCATCCAGTCCGCCAGCACCTCCGGAGTCAGGGCTTCGGCGATCCACGGCAGGTAGTCGGGATGACGCGCTAGCACGCCGATGTTGCTGTGGTTGCCCTTGTCGCCGGAGCGCGCCACCGCCAGCTTGATCAG
Protein-coding sequences here:
- a CDS encoding enoyl-CoA hydratase/isomerase family protein; translation: MSPLPTCQTLLLELHDGVLSIRLNRPESRNAMSLQMVAELRTVMAAVRDRRNIRALVLRGAGGHFCAGGDLKDMAGARAHGSSAYRDLNRAFGALLEEAQQVPQVLICLLQGAVLGGGFGLACVSDIAIAEQSAQFGMPETSLGLLPAQIAPFVVQRIGLTQARRLTLTAARFDGAEALRLGLVHFVEPDAQALQERLEQQLAQVLRCAPGANAATKALLLASVEQPRGPLLDQAASDFANAVMGEEGVEGTLAFVQKRQPAWAS
- the atuD gene encoding citronellyl-CoA dehydrogenase; translated protein: MIFTQEHEELRRTVRHFVDREINPHVEEWEKAGRFPIHEIFRKAGELGLLGISKPEKFGGMGLDYSYSIVAAEEFGTIHCGGIPMSIGVQTDMCTPALARFGSDELREQFLRPAISGEQVGCIGVSEVGAGSDVAGLKTHARKDGDDYVINGSKMWITNSPSADFICLLANTSDDKPHINKSLIMVPMNTPGISLSSHLDKLGMRSSETAQVFFDNVRVPQRNRIGHEGAGFMMQMLQFQEERLFGAANMLKGLEYCVDSTIEYCKERKTFGSPLIDNQVIHFRLAELSTEIECLRALVYQATEQYVRGQDVTRLASMAKLKAGRLGREVSDSCLQYWGGMGFMWDNPVARAYRDVRLVSIGGGADEIMLGIICKLMGILPRKKK
- the atuC gene encoding geranyl-CoA carboxylase subunit beta yields the protein MPVIQSQLDPHSPSFAENRDAMLAGLQQVQQLQQDLLNKAAEAKAKFDQRGQLLPRERLNLLLDPGAPFLELASLAGYKLHDDKDGSQAGGGLIAGIGYVCGVRMLVVANNSAIKGGTISPSGLKKSLRLQQIAMENKLPVVTLAESGGANLNYAAEIFVEGARSFANQARMSAMGLPQITVVHGSATAGGAYQPGLSDYVVVVRGKAKLFLAGPPLLKAATGEVATDEQLGGAEMHAQVAGTAEYLAQNDADGIRIVREIVSLLPWNAQLPVQPARTWNEPLYPIDELLGLIPFDPKKPYDAREIVARLADGSQFLEFKGEFDAQTLCGHLQIQGRACGFIGNNGPITPQGASKAAQFIQLCDQSRTPLLFFHNTTGFMVGTESEQQGVIKHGAKMIQAVANARVPKLTIVVGGSYGAGNYAMCGRGLDPRFIFAWPNSRTAVMGGAQAGKVLRIVTEAKHAKNGQEADPKMLDMLEQVTAQKLDSQSTALYGSANLWDDGLIDPRDTRTLLGYLLDICHEADARTLQPNSFGVARF
- a CDS encoding SDR family oxidoreductase, with the protein product MVYDSIFKDRLFAGQTVIVTGGGSGIGRCTAHELAALGARVLLVGRKAEKLQKVAGEIAEDGGLAHWQACDIRDEDAVKALVAQLIEGFGPIHGLVNNAGGQYPAPLASINQKGFETVLRTNLVGGFLMAREVFNQSMSRHGGSIVNMLADMWGGMPGMGHSGAARSGMDNFTKTAAYEWGHAGVRVNAVAPGWIASSGMDTYEGAFKAIIPTLREHVPLKRIGTESEVSAAIVFLLSPGAAFISGSTLRIDGAASLGSRAWPLSKARNSESYNGFHRAYLPDVLKGEE